From a single Pelodiscus sinensis isolate JC-2024 chromosome 4, ASM4963464v1, whole genome shotgun sequence genomic region:
- the LOC102461287 gene encoding uncharacterized protein LOC102461287 isoform X4 — protein sequence MEPEEEPRVPGPQESPGGACAGAKIEEENLKQKGPKIKEENLEPEGLTEVEPQELSWRVKKEEDSGAGWQEEIDTIYQDEIDFRMMMEPSQAQPGESAYSCSDCGKTFRQSSHLVQHQRIHTGQKPYKCTECGKSFVLSSNLTEHLRIHTGERPYKCGQCDKSFSQSSHLFQHQRIHTGERPYQCTECGKSFNRNYTLVKHFRTHIGEQPFICSECGRSFSLGSFAQHVRTHTGEKPYSCAECGKSFSSSSNLSQHRRIHTGEKPYSCNHCGKSFSQSSNLIKHRRIHTGERPYSCPECGKTFNQSSSLMQHRRIHRGERPYQCTECGKRFSVSSHLVEHRRIHRGEKPYKCVDCGKSFGCNSSLMKHQRIHTGERPYKCTECGKCFIDSSKLNNHRRTHSGERPYKCTDCGKGFGDSSALMKHQRTHSK from the coding sequence GTGCCAAGATAGAGGAGGAGAATCTAAAGCAGAAAGGGCCAAAGATAAAGGAGGAGAATCTAGAGCCGGAAGGTCTCACAGAAGTGGAGCCACAAGAGTTGTCCTGGAGGGTTAAGAAAGAAGAGGACAGCGGAGCTGGCTGGCAAGAGGAAATAGACACAATCTATCAAGATGAGATTGACTTCAGGATGATGATGGAGCCCAGCCAAGCCCAGCCGGGGGAGAGTGCCTACAGCTGCTCAGACTGTGGGAAGACCTTCCGGCAGAGCTCCCACCTGGTTCagcaccagcgcatccacacggGCCAGAAGCCCTACAAGTGTACcgagtgtgggaagagcttcGTTCTCAGCTCCAACCTCACGGAGCACCTGCGCATCCACACCGGGGAGCGGCCCTACAAGTGTGGCCAGTGCGACAAGAGCTTCAGCCAGAGTTCCCACCTCTTCCagcaccagcgcatccacacagGCGAGCGGCCCTACCAGTGCACCGAGTGCGGGAAGAGCTTCAACCGCAATTACACCCTGGTGAAGCATTTCCGCACCCACATCGGGGAGCAGCCCTTTATCTGCAGTGAGTGCGGGAGGAGTTTCAGCCTGGGCTCCTTCGCCCAGCACGTCCGCACCCACACGGGCGAGAAGCCCTACAGCTGCGCTGAGTGCGGCAAAAGCTTCAGCAGCAGCTCCAACCTGAGCCAGCACCGGCGCATCCACACCGGGGAGAAGCCCTACAGCTGCAaccactgtgggaaaagcttcagccaGAGCTCCAACCTCATCAAGCACCGGCGCATTCACACCGGGGAGAGGCCCTACAGCTGCCCCGAGTGCGGCAAGACCTTCAACCAGAGCTCCTCGCTCATGCAGCACAGGCGCATCCACCGCGGTGAGCGGCCCTACCAGTGCACCGAGTGCGGGAAGCGCTTCAGCGTCAGCTCCCACCTTGTGGAGCACCGGCGGATCCACCGCGGTGAAAAGCCTTACAAGTGCGTCGACTGCGGGAAGAGCTTTGGCTGCAACTCCTCCCTGATGAagcaccagcgcatccacactggggAGCGGCCCTACAAGTGCACCGAGTGCGGGAAGTGCTTCATCGACAGCTCCAAGCTGAACAACCACCGGCGCACCCACTCCGGGGAGCGGCCCTACAAGTGCACGGACTGCGGGAAGGGCTTTGGAGACAGCTCCGCTCTCATGAAGCACCAGAGAACGCACTCCAAGTAG
- the LOC102461287 gene encoding uncharacterized protein LOC102461287 isoform X3 — MEPEEEPRVPGPQESPGGACAAGAKIEEENLKQKGPKIKEENLEPEGLTEVEPQELSWRVKKEEDSGAGWQEEIDTIYQDEIDFRMMMEPSQAQPGESAYSCSDCGKTFRQSSHLVQHQRIHTGQKPYKCTECGKSFVLSSNLTEHLRIHTGERPYKCGQCDKSFSQSSHLFQHQRIHTGERPYQCTECGKSFNRNYTLVKHFRTHIGEQPFICSECGRSFSLGSFAQHVRTHTGEKPYSCAECGKSFSSSSNLSQHRRIHTGEKPYSCNHCGKSFSQSSNLIKHRRIHTGERPYSCPECGKTFNQSSSLMQHRRIHRGERPYQCTECGKRFSVSSHLVEHRRIHRGEKPYKCVDCGKSFGCNSSLMKHQRIHTGERPYKCTECGKCFIDSSKLNNHRRTHSGERPYKCTDCGKGFGDSSALMKHQRTHSK, encoded by the coding sequence CAGGTGCCAAGATAGAGGAGGAGAATCTAAAGCAGAAAGGGCCAAAGATAAAGGAGGAGAATCTAGAGCCGGAAGGTCTCACAGAAGTGGAGCCACAAGAGTTGTCCTGGAGGGTTAAGAAAGAAGAGGACAGCGGAGCTGGCTGGCAAGAGGAAATAGACACAATCTATCAAGATGAGATTGACTTCAGGATGATGATGGAGCCCAGCCAAGCCCAGCCGGGGGAGAGTGCCTACAGCTGCTCAGACTGTGGGAAGACCTTCCGGCAGAGCTCCCACCTGGTTCagcaccagcgcatccacacggGCCAGAAGCCCTACAAGTGTACcgagtgtgggaagagcttcGTTCTCAGCTCCAACCTCACGGAGCACCTGCGCATCCACACCGGGGAGCGGCCCTACAAGTGTGGCCAGTGCGACAAGAGCTTCAGCCAGAGTTCCCACCTCTTCCagcaccagcgcatccacacagGCGAGCGGCCCTACCAGTGCACCGAGTGCGGGAAGAGCTTCAACCGCAATTACACCCTGGTGAAGCATTTCCGCACCCACATCGGGGAGCAGCCCTTTATCTGCAGTGAGTGCGGGAGGAGTTTCAGCCTGGGCTCCTTCGCCCAGCACGTCCGCACCCACACGGGCGAGAAGCCCTACAGCTGCGCTGAGTGCGGCAAAAGCTTCAGCAGCAGCTCCAACCTGAGCCAGCACCGGCGCATCCACACCGGGGAGAAGCCCTACAGCTGCAaccactgtgggaaaagcttcagccaGAGCTCCAACCTCATCAAGCACCGGCGCATTCACACCGGGGAGAGGCCCTACAGCTGCCCCGAGTGCGGCAAGACCTTCAACCAGAGCTCCTCGCTCATGCAGCACAGGCGCATCCACCGCGGTGAGCGGCCCTACCAGTGCACCGAGTGCGGGAAGCGCTTCAGCGTCAGCTCCCACCTTGTGGAGCACCGGCGGATCCACCGCGGTGAAAAGCCTTACAAGTGCGTCGACTGCGGGAAGAGCTTTGGCTGCAACTCCTCCCTGATGAagcaccagcgcatccacactggggAGCGGCCCTACAAGTGCACCGAGTGCGGGAAGTGCTTCATCGACAGCTCCAAGCTGAACAACCACCGGCGCACCCACTCCGGGGAGCGGCCCTACAAGTGCACGGACTGCGGGAAGGGCTTTGGAGACAGCTCCGCTCTCATGAAGCACCAGAGAACGCACTCCAAGTAG
- the LOC102461287 gene encoding uncharacterized protein LOC102461287 isoform X5 translates to MEKENPAQEEPEGAELHGMSRSTEWGEASRAGQQLGTEAMSPKEMHVRVATEPSQAQCKLRPYSCSDCEKSFRQSSHLVQHQRIHTGQKPYKCSECGKSFVLSYNLIDHQRIHTGERPYQCGQCGKSFIRSSHLFQHQRIHTGERPYQCTECGKSFNRNYTLVKHFRTHIGEQPFICSECGRSFSLGSFAQHVRTHTGEKPYSCTECGESFSSSSNLSQHRRIHTGEKPYSCSHCGKSFSQSSNLIKHRRIHTGERPYSCPECGKTFNQSSSLVQHQRIHRGERPYQCTECGKRFVDSSKLNKHWRTHTGERPYKCTDCGKDFRDSSALMKHQRVHTKQMLPSGWEGTFEGVGNDVMGSTQDVTYMSCMGDSSGKREISMTAGDSLEVCLRNSINSS, encoded by the coding sequence ATGGAGAAGGAGAATCCTGCACAGGAAGAGCCTGAAGGAGCAGAGCTGCATGGGATGTCCCGGAGCACCGAGTGGGgagaggccagcagggctggacagcagctggggacagaggcGATGTCACCGAAGGAGATGCACGTCAGGGTGGCgacagagcccagccaagccCAGTGCAAGTTGCGCCCCTACAGCTGCTCGGACTGCGAGAAGAGCTTCCGACAAAGCTCCCACCTGGTCCagcaccagcgcatccacacggGCCAGAAGCCCTACAAGTGCAGCGAGTGTGGGAAGAGCTTTGTTCTCAGCTACAACCTGATCGAtcaccagcgcatccacactggtgAGCGGCCCTACCAGTGTGGtcagtgtgggaagagcttcatCCGGAGCTCCCACCTCTTCCagcaccagcgcatccacacggGCGAGCGGCCCTACCAGTGCACCGAGTGCGGGAAGAGCTTCAACCGCAATTACACCCTGGTGAAGCATTTCCGCACCCACATCGGGGAGCAGCCCTTTATCTGCAGTGAGTGCGGGAGGAGTTTCAGCCTGGGCTCCTTCGCCCAGCACGTCCGCACCCACACGGGCGAGAAGCCCTACAGCTGCACCGAGTGTGGTGAAAGCTTCAGCAGCAGCTCCAACCTGAGCCAGCACCGGCGCATCCACACCGGGGAGAAGCCCTACAGCTGCAGccactgcgggaaaagcttcagccaGAGCTCCAACCTCATCAAGCACCGGCGCATTCACACCGGGGAGAGGCCCTACAGCTGCCCCGAGTGTGGCAAGACCTTCAACCAGAGCTCCTCGCTCGTGCAGCACCAGCGCATCCACCGTGGTGAGCGGCCCTACCAGTGCACTGAGTGCGGCAAGCGCTTCGTGGACAGCTCCAAGCTGAACAAGCACTGGCGCACCCACACGGGCGAGCGGCCCTACAAGTGCACGGACTGTGGGAAGGACTTCCGAGACAGCTCCGCCCTCATGAAGCACCAGAGGGTCCACACCAAGCAGATGCtgcccagtggctgggaggggactTTTGAGGGGGTGGGAAATGATGTGATGGGCTCAACTCAGGATGTAACATACATGTCCTGTATGGGAGACAGCTCTGGAAAGAGGGAAATTAGCATGACAGCAGGGGACTCTCTGGAGGTATGTCTACGcaacagcattaattcgagttag
- the LOC102461287 gene encoding uncharacterized protein LOC102461287 isoform X1 encodes MFLPGHVGSCGETAPRCRRLLPRTRAGGHTWVCSRQGRGAGSLRSRSQPPCTHIPQLRQRLVLGTTCCRPRAANPHRGGGLPVREIISPPIASRRREPIPGPPTGMNERALESAGRRHTSPAPCTAVRSGRGNVLSCAPPGRRDNSLLLLLRPGASAPGCEALSAVCLSLAKGARMEKENPAQEEPEGAELHGMSRSTEWGEASRAGQQLGTEAMSPKEMHVRVATEPSQAQCKLRPYSCSDCEKSFRQSSHLVQHQRIHTGQKPYKCSECGKSFVLSYNLIDHQRIHTGERPYQCGQCGKSFIRSSHLFQHQRIHTGERPYQCTECGKSFNRNYTLVKHFRTHIGEQPFICSECGRSFSLGSFAQHVRTHTGEKPYSCTECGESFSSSSNLSQHRRIHTGEKPYSCSHCGKSFSQSSNLIKHRRIHTGERPYSCPECGKTFNQSSSLVQHQRIHRGERPYQCTECGKRFVDSSKLNKHWRTHTGERPYKCTDCGKDFRDSSALMKHQRVHTKQMLPSGWEGTFEGVGNDVMGSTQDVTYMSCMGDSSGKREISMTAGDSLEVCLRNSINSS; translated from the exons ATGTTCCTCCCGGGGCACGTGGGGAGCTGCGGGGAGACCGCCCCACGCTGCCGCCGCTTGCTGCCCCGCACCCGGGCCGGGGGACACACATGGGTCTGTtccaggcaggggcggggagccggCTCCCTTCGCTCCCGCTCTCAGCCCCCCTGTACCCATATCCCGCAGCTCCGGCAGCGGCTGGTCCTGGGAACCACCTGCTGCCGCCCGCGGGCTGCGAACCcgcacaggggtggggggctccCTGTTCGTGAGATCATCTCCCCCCCCATTGCGTCACGCCGCCGGGAGCCAATCCCCGGCCCGCCCACAGGGATGAATGAACGGGCTCTGGAGAGCGCGGGGAGAAGGCAtacaagccccgccccctgcacagCTGTGAGGTCAGGCCGCGGGAACGTGCTTTCATGTGCGCCCCCCGGCCGGAGGGATAACAGCCTTCTACTGCTGCTGCGACCTGGGGCCTCCGCGCCGGGCTGTGAG GCCCTGTCTGCAGTGTGTCTCTCTCTCGCAAAAGGTGCCAGGATGGAGAAGGAGAATCCTGCACAGGAAGAGCCTGAAGGAGCAGAGCTGCATGGGATGTCCCGGAGCACCGAGTGGGgagaggccagcagggctggacagcagctggggacagaggcGATGTCACCGAAGGAGATGCACGTCAGGGTGGCgacagagcccagccaagccCAGTGCAAGTTGCGCCCCTACAGCTGCTCGGACTGCGAGAAGAGCTTCCGACAAAGCTCCCACCTGGTCCagcaccagcgcatccacacggGCCAGAAGCCCTACAAGTGCAGCGAGTGTGGGAAGAGCTTTGTTCTCAGCTACAACCTGATCGAtcaccagcgcatccacactggtgAGCGGCCCTACCAGTGTGGtcagtgtgggaagagcttcatCCGGAGCTCCCACCTCTTCCagcaccagcgcatccacacggGCGAGCGGCCCTACCAGTGCACCGAGTGCGGGAAGAGCTTCAACCGCAATTACACCCTGGTGAAGCATTTCCGCACCCACATCGGGGAGCAGCCCTTTATCTGCAGTGAGTGCGGGAGGAGTTTCAGCCTGGGCTCCTTCGCCCAGCACGTCCGCACCCACACGGGCGAGAAGCCCTACAGCTGCACCGAGTGTGGTGAAAGCTTCAGCAGCAGCTCCAACCTGAGCCAGCACCGGCGCATCCACACCGGGGAGAAGCCCTACAGCTGCAGccactgcgggaaaagcttcagccaGAGCTCCAACCTCATCAAGCACCGGCGCATTCACACCGGGGAGAGGCCCTACAGCTGCCCCGAGTGTGGCAAGACCTTCAACCAGAGCTCCTCGCTCGTGCAGCACCAGCGCATCCACCGTGGTGAGCGGCCCTACCAGTGCACTGAGTGCGGCAAGCGCTTCGTGGACAGCTCCAAGCTGAACAAGCACTGGCGCACCCACACGGGCGAGCGGCCCTACAAGTGCACGGACTGTGGGAAGGACTTCCGAGACAGCTCCGCCCTCATGAAGCACCAGAGGGTCCACACCAAGCAGATGCtgcccagtggctgggaggggactTTTGAGGGGGTGGGAAATGATGTGATGGGCTCAACTCAGGATGTAACATACATGTCCTGTATGGGAGACAGCTCTGGAAAGAGGGAAATTAGCATGACAGCAGGGGACTCTCTGGAGGTATGTCTACGcaacagcattaattcgagttag
- the LOC102461287 gene encoding uncharacterized protein LOC102461287 isoform X2, which yields MGRAASSSLPCNRDIQPPASQSGAGAAATSRGAGAAQGSSWPNPRTLGSQVAPLLPLTAGGRLPRLGGARMEKENPAQEEPEGAELHGMSRSTEWGEASRAGQQLGTEAMSPKEMHVRVATEPSQAQCKLRPYSCSDCEKSFRQSSHLVQHQRIHTGQKPYKCSECGKSFVLSYNLIDHQRIHTGERPYQCGQCGKSFIRSSHLFQHQRIHTGERPYQCTECGKSFNRNYTLVKHFRTHIGEQPFICSECGRSFSLGSFAQHVRTHTGEKPYSCTECGESFSSSSNLSQHRRIHTGEKPYSCSHCGKSFSQSSNLIKHRRIHTGERPYSCPECGKTFNQSSSLVQHQRIHRGERPYQCTECGKRFVDSSKLNKHWRTHTGERPYKCTDCGKDFRDSSALMKHQRVHTKQMLPSGWEGTFEGVGNDVMGSTQDVTYMSCMGDSSGKREISMTAGDSLEVCLRNSINSS from the exons ATGGGCCGAGCTGCAAGTTCCAGCCTGCCCTGCAATAGAGACATTCAGCCCCCCGCTTCCCAGAGCGGAGCCGGGGCTGCTGCTACCTcgcgtggggctggggcagcgcaGGGATCTTCCTGGCCCAACCCCCGGACGCTTGGGTCCCAAGTCGCCCCACTTCTCCCGCTGACAGCTGGAGGGAGATTGCCCCGGCTGGGTG GTGCCAGGATGGAGAAGGAGAATCCTGCACAGGAAGAGCCTGAAGGAGCAGAGCTGCATGGGATGTCCCGGAGCACCGAGTGGGgagaggccagcagggctggacagcagctggggacagaggcGATGTCACCGAAGGAGATGCACGTCAGGGTGGCgacagagcccagccaagccCAGTGCAAGTTGCGCCCCTACAGCTGCTCGGACTGCGAGAAGAGCTTCCGACAAAGCTCCCACCTGGTCCagcaccagcgcatccacacggGCCAGAAGCCCTACAAGTGCAGCGAGTGTGGGAAGAGCTTTGTTCTCAGCTACAACCTGATCGAtcaccagcgcatccacactggtgAGCGGCCCTACCAGTGTGGtcagtgtgggaagagcttcatCCGGAGCTCCCACCTCTTCCagcaccagcgcatccacacggGCGAGCGGCCCTACCAGTGCACCGAGTGCGGGAAGAGCTTCAACCGCAATTACACCCTGGTGAAGCATTTCCGCACCCACATCGGGGAGCAGCCCTTTATCTGCAGTGAGTGCGGGAGGAGTTTCAGCCTGGGCTCCTTCGCCCAGCACGTCCGCACCCACACGGGCGAGAAGCCCTACAGCTGCACCGAGTGTGGTGAAAGCTTCAGCAGCAGCTCCAACCTGAGCCAGCACCGGCGCATCCACACCGGGGAGAAGCCCTACAGCTGCAGccactgcgggaaaagcttcagccaGAGCTCCAACCTCATCAAGCACCGGCGCATTCACACCGGGGAGAGGCCCTACAGCTGCCCCGAGTGTGGCAAGACCTTCAACCAGAGCTCCTCGCTCGTGCAGCACCAGCGCATCCACCGTGGTGAGCGGCCCTACCAGTGCACTGAGTGCGGCAAGCGCTTCGTGGACAGCTCCAAGCTGAACAAGCACTGGCGCACCCACACGGGCGAGCGGCCCTACAAGTGCACGGACTGTGGGAAGGACTTCCGAGACAGCTCCGCCCTCATGAAGCACCAGAGGGTCCACACCAAGCAGATGCtgcccagtggctgggaggggactTTTGAGGGGGTGGGAAATGATGTGATGGGCTCAACTCAGGATGTAACATACATGTCCTGTATGGGAGACAGCTCTGGAAAGAGGGAAATTAGCATGACAGCAGGGGACTCTCTGGAGGTATGTCTACGcaacagcattaattcgagttag